In Malus sylvestris chromosome 15, drMalSylv7.2, whole genome shotgun sequence, a single genomic region encodes these proteins:
- the LOC126605232 gene encoding polygalacturonase: MAPKIVVILVFLISLFESSSNYYAVGASYNVARYGARGDGRTDSTKAFLRAWSLACSSTARGGATLYVPRGSFLIKPVVFSGPCRSSRVVFQMDAAASLVAPTNYWELGNTGTWILFIRVTGLLVYGGTVDARANSYWQCRRSGKSCTAGSRSVALYWCNNAVVRGLRMMNSQIMHMAIDNCKNVAVRNVYIRAPSGSPNTDGIHIEASTGVTITASSIMTGDDCISIGEGAKNLWIERIACGPGHGISIGSLGASANEDGVQNVTVTNSVFTKTQNGVRIKTWARASNSFVTNISFRNLIMKNVGNPIMIDQKYCPSNQGCPRQNSGVKISRVTYTNIRGTSTAPIAMNFFCSPSNPCWGLKVRDIRLTYFKTAAKSYCANAGGSSSGVVIPRSCF; encoded by the exons ATGGCGCCTAAGATTGTTGTTATTTTGGTGTTTTTGATATCCTTGTTTGAATCATCGTCAAATTACTATGCAGTGGGTGCATCGTATAATGTGGCTAGGTACGGTGCAAGAGGAGATGGGAGAACAGACTCAACCAAAGCATTTCTTAGGGCATGGTCATTGGCATGCTCGTCGACAGCTAGGGGCGGAGCCACCTTGTACGTTCCTCGAGGCAGTTTCTTGATAAAGCCGGTAGTGTTTAGTGGCCCATGCAGAAGCAGCAGAGTTGTGTTTCAGATGGATGCGGCGGCTAGTCTAGTTGCCCCAACTAATTATTGGGAACTTGGAAACACTGGAACTTGGATTTTGTTCATAAGGGTCACAGGGCTCCTTGTGTACGGAGGGACCGTTGATGCTAGGGCAAATTCATATTGGCAATGCAGGAGATCCGGCAAGAGTTGCACAGCAGGATCAAGG TCAGTGGCGTTGTATTGGTGTAATAATGCGGTGGTGCGCGGGTTAAGAATGATGAACAGCCAGATAATGCATATGGCAATCGACAACTGCAAGAATGTGGCAGTGAGAAACGTATATATAAGAGCCCCAAGTGGAAGCCCAAATACGGATGGCATCCACATAGAAGCTTCGACGGGGGTCACCATCACTGCCTCTTCTATTATGACTGGAGACGACTGCATATCAATCGGCGAAGGCGCCAAGAATTTGTGGATTGAACGCATTGCCTGTGGCCCTGGCCATGGAATAAG CATTGGGAGTCTTGGTGCATCTGCAAATGAAGATGGAGTTCAAAATGTGACGGTAACAAATTCGGTCTTCACTAAAACCCAAAACGGCGTGCGGATCAAAACATGGGCAAGAGCTAGCAATAGTTTTGTAACAAACATTTCTTTTCGGAACCTTATCATGAAAAACGTCGGCAACCCCATCATGATTGATCAAAAGTACTGCCCTAGTAATCAAGGCTGTCCTCGTCAG AATTCTGGTGTGAAGATTAGTAGAGTTACGTACACGAATATAAGGGGAACATCTACGGCGCCAATAGCCATGAATTTCTTTTGCAGCCCTAGTAATCCCTGCTGGGGGCTGAAAGTACGAGACATAAGGCTTACTTATTTCAAGACAGCAGCCAAGTCTTACTGTGCCAATGCAGGTGGGAGCAGTAGCGGAGTGGTCATACCAAGGAGTTGTTTCTGA